Genomic segment of Apium graveolens cultivar Ventura chromosome 7, ASM990537v1, whole genome shotgun sequence:
TTTATTAAAGGTGAATCGAACTATTTGTGGGAAACAGCGAAAGCTTTAGAAGTTGCTAAAGTTATTACTTGGTATAGGTTTAAGAGAAGGTTCTTGGATAAGTATTTTCCTCACTATATACAAACACAAATGGAGATGAAATTCTTTGAGTTGAAGCAAGACAATAGGACAGTTGgagaatatgagaagaagtttacagaaCTTTCTAGGTTTGTGGGAGAGTATGTTGATTCTGAAGAGAAAAAGGcaaaaaggttccaacagggattGAAGCCTTGTTTAAGGAGTCGTGTGGCGGCTTTTGAGTTGACCACCTATGCTAAGTAGTTTAGAAGGAAATGGTAATGGAAGGAGAGAGTGAGCAAAATCAAAAGGAGAAAGGAAACAAGAAGAGAAGATTTGAAACAGGAGAGGAAGGCTCAAGTTACAAGGGCCAGAATCAGAGGACTAATCAAAGGTTTAAACCTCAGAGTGGACCCGAAAACTTTAAGAAGAAAGAATTTGGGAATAAGTCATAAGAAACAAGATCTCAATCAACCAGTGGACAGAAACCCCCGCAAGGGTTAGTTCCGGAATGTAATATTTGTAATAGGAGACATACAGGAATCTGCAATAAGGCGAATATAGTTTATTTCAAGTATCATACAAAGGGTCATTATGCTCATGAATGTAAGAATCAGAAGGCCAACATCACGTGTTATAAGTATGGGAAACCAGGGCATGTCTCACGAGAATGCAAAGGAGTGGGTAATAACCAATTGATGCAAATGACTACTGTATCCTACCCTGTTAATCAATTAACTCCTAGGCCAACCCCATCATTCCAAATATCTCTCAATCAACCTCAGATAACATCATCTTCAAATCACCCAGCTTTGACTTATCCATCTtaagcaagaacttttaacatgaacGTGAAGGATGCAATTCAAAGTACCAATGTGGTGTCAGGTACGCTTTCTGTGAATGCTGCTAgtgctaaagtattgattgattcgggagccaccaGGTCATTCATTTCGAAGTCTTttgttgataagttaaattgtgaaACCCAATTGATGCATGAACCCTTATCCATTATCTTAGATAATCAAGATAGAGTATCTGTAAATTGTATTTGCCCTCATTGTTCAATAGAGATAGCCGGACATGTTTTTCCTGCGAACCTTATTCCTTTCTAATTAGGCAAGTTTGACgtgatcttaggaatggattggttgacAAGTTTCAGTGCTCAAATAGACTGTAAGGATAAAAGAGTAGTATTAAGTACACCTCAAGGTAAGAAAGTAACGTTCAAGGACCAAAAGCAAACTCAGACATTTCTCACCTCGATGCAAGCAAAGAAGTTGATTCGGAaaggatgtgaggcgtatttGGCGTATGTAGTTGATAAAGGTAGAGAAGTTTCTAATCCGGAAAACATTCCAGTGGTAAGAGATTTTCTAGACGTTTTTCCTAAAGAACTTCCTGGCTTACCCCCGGACAGACAAATTGAGTTTACAATAGATCTTGCACCCGGCAGCGAACCCGTTTCAAAagctccatataggatggcaccaacggagatgaaggaattagaaAAGCAAATACAAGAAATACTAGACAGAGGATTTATAAGACCAAGTGTTTCACCGTGGGGCGCGCCAGTgttgtttgtgaagaaaaaggatggaagcatgcgactttgtatagattatcgagaattgaacaagttgacgattaagagTAAATACCCTTTGCCTAGAATTGATAATCTATttgaccaactcaagggagcctCATGTTTTTTGAAGATTGATCTACGATCAggataccaccaattaaagattaagTTCGAAGACATACAGAAAATAGCTTTTTGaactagatatggacattacgaatttctcGTTATGGAttttgggttgacgaatgcatCAGCTGCTTTCATAGAtttaatgaatcgagtattcaaggagTATTTTGACAAGTTTTCCATAGCTTTATTGATGATATTCTGgtatattcaaagacagaagctGATCACGCAGAACATCTAAGAATAGTCTTGGAAGTGTTGCGAAAGGAGagattgtatgccaagttctcgaaatgtgagttttggttagtTGAAGTAAGATTTCTAGGACACATTGTTGGAAGAAAAGGAATTAGAGTAGATCCTGAGAAGATCGAAGCGATaatgaattgggagagaccgaagaGGCCAATAGAAGTGAGAAGTTTTATGGGACTAGCGGgatactacagaagatttgtaaaggatttttcGAAGGATTATTCCATTACTTTTCAACTGACACTACTAGAAAGgataaagaaatgccaagatGAAGTAATGACTCAAGAGAATAATcagttgacaggagaagagatttGTACCCGAAAAGACGAACAAGGTGTGTTGAAATTTTCAACAATAATTTGGATCCCaaatgtgactgaattgaaggATGATATTTTGAAAGAAGCACACAACTCAAGATTTTTGATTCACCCGGGAATTACCAAAATGTACCATGATTTGAAAAAGAGTTTatggtggccgaacatgaaaaagGAGATTGCGGAGTGGATTTTAAAATGCgacacgtgccaaagagtgaaagcagaacatcagaAACCAAGTTGTTTAATTCAACTATTGAAGATTCCAGAATAGAAGTGGGaaaatattgccatggattttgtagtgggttTACCGCGAACACGTTCTGGACACGACACGATTTGGGTGATAGTTGACCGCCTTACGAAATCGGctcattttcttccaatcaattAGAAGTCTTCGTTAGACAGACTAGTTCATATGTATGTACGCAAAATCGTGTTACGCCATGGTGTACCTATATCAATAGTTTCGGATCGAGACCCgcgatttaactcgagattctggaggCAATTTCAAGAAAACCTTGGGATAAAATTAGACATGAGTATGACATATCATCCACAAACCGATGGCCAAAGGAAATGAACAATCCAAACCATTGAAGATATGGTGTGAAGCTGTGTAATTGATTTTttgggaagttgggacgatcatctACCACTCATAGAATTCTCGTATAACAATAGCTACCATTCCAGTATTgacatgccaccatacgaagcgttatatggacgaaagtgtagaaCACCGACgagttgggatgaagttggagaaggaAAGATTTATGGACCTGAATTAATTTAGCAAATGAAGGACACTGTCACTGTGATCAAGTAGAGACTCATTGCTGCTCAGGATAGACAAAGGAAGTACGCGGACCCCACCTGGAAAGATGTGAAATTTGAAATTGGGGATGatgtgttactaaaagtatcaccatgggAGGGTTTGACCCGATTCGgtaagaaagggaagttagcaccaagatacattggaccttttgaaatcttgaACTAAGTAGGGAAAGTTgcttatgagttagccttaccgccacaatatcagcacgtgcataatgtgttccatgtttCGTTATTGAAGAAGTATAATCCAAAagccaaccatgtgatagaaattgaaccagtggaaattcaggCTGATTTATCGTATGAAGAACAACATGTGCAGATACTGGATCGACAAGAGAAAattcttagaaataaatcagtaagtTTAGTGAAAGTATTAAGGAGGAATCCTAAAGTCGAAGAAGCAGCGTGGGAATTAGAATCTGAAATGCAAAATCGATATCCTCAATTATTCTCCtagattttgaggacagaatcctataagggggagaggatgtgaCAATCGGTAAATATTGGAGTTATTTTTATAAGTGGGATATATATATTCCTAAATATTTTATGTTATAAGGCCGATTATGCAAATtcgttatatattgtgtataatttTGTCGTTTGGCATTTCTAGTGTTGCTGCAATATTTTAAGCGTGTAAATTTCGTACGCGAGTAAGATTTTCACTACGCGATTAGTAAATAATAGAGATTTCTCGCAAGTTAGTAATATTTGATTAGTTGCGATTACGcgataaattttattttagtattgtggaatataatcaatttacatgcaattatttttgtaatttataATGTGTTAAGTGTCATTTTCATGATTTATTTGTTAGTATAATAATATGTgaaaaattatattaatataaaattttgttcgaatttttttaaaataattttattaaatttctaaaatctcatagtatttatggtatttatttggtgatttatggatttgtattttaattactaaaaatcattcttgtaaattatatttttattagttattgaaTTACGAGCatacccttgcatgcaatttCCACTCAAATAGAGACCAAGGGTAGGACTGTCCTTTCACTCCCCAGCAACTCCTTTTGACCAAGCAAAATACCAATAAAACCTTGCATGCAATAGTTGGCTATTAGTGGATGAAGGACAAAAGAGTAAGTTCAAACTCCGCTACCATTTTAGTGagacaaaaataattttatacaCTCCACTCACATCATTTCTTTTCCACCAACATCACTTCACTTTCTTCCCTATTTTTCCCTATCTCCAGGCCGCGCCTTCAACCCCCTCCCCTCTCATTtgtttctttttcattttttcatCTTCTTGCATCTTTCAACCCCTCTAAACAAAGGACAATTTCACTTGGTACTATATCATCATTTAAGGTGAGTTTTCTTAGTTGTATGTGGTTAAAACCAAGGGTttaactttgattcttgtgaTTCTAGAGTTAAACTAAATGTGGCTTATATCACTTGAGCAAGAGATGGTCTTGATGAAGTGTTATTCTTCTACTTTCAAGCCATGATCTTGGCATCAAGCATTTGGCAATGACACCAAGGAGCTGAATGGATTTTCGTGCTTTGTGTGTTAGTTTTATTTGATTTCAAAAAGAAAGAAGCTTTGCATGTGACTTTTAAAGAATCTATGATTATTTACAAAGTTTCTATCCTTGCATGCTATGATTTTTATACTAAAAGTTGAACTTAATGCTTGCATGTCATAGTATAAGTGATATTTCGAACAAATGTGCTATGTGACTTGAATCTGAGTTTTTGTGCAATGCATGCCACGATTTTTTCTCTAGAATTCTAGTATGTTATGTGCCTTAATAAGTTATATCTTAAATCTTGTAGCCATCAAGTTGTTACCATGTGTTTTTGGTTCGAAAATTTGCTTAGAATTTCATGTAAAATCGGATCTAGTATGCTCTTTGTTTTTGCCTCAGTAAGTGACTATTATGGCTAAGTTTATGCTCTTATTTTTCCATATAATGATAGTTAGTAGGGTTGTTTACAATTTAGGATAGATTTGTGGGTTTGCATGTTGGTTTTGGTGTTGAtttgggagttaaggtggaaagagGTACACTAGGCACTTTGTAACAGAATTTTTCACCCTAAGTATAGGCTGTTTTAGGTGAGTTCTCTGAGGCCTTGCTAAGCCCAAGTTTACTGTAGTTAGGACTTGAGTTTTACTTGAGTCCAGTGGCTTTGATTCATTGAAAAACTTGTATTTAGGTAGGCGCACACACACATTTCCGAGAGTAACTCAGAACAGGGCAGGGCTGGGTAAACTTGAACTTTGGTCGATTATAATCATGCCTTAGGCTAGTCCTTCACGGGGCCTTGTCTTAAATAAGTATAATGCATCCCTAGGAAGCTTAAAAAACCtttagaattaaaaattgaaAGAGAAAAGTGAGTTTTATGTGAGTGAAAACAGGGCAGAGTGAATTCGAGGGAGGCTGGTCAAGTGTCAACTTTGGGAAGAAGCTTAGAGAGGCCTATTTGAGGACATGGCATGAAACCAAGTCTAAGAGTTAGGTTTAGGTCTTAAGAATCCATGGGAATTGGTTTTGTTAGAATTCCCCGAGTAGAAGTTGAGATATCGGCTAAAGAGCACAGGACGTGCAAACTGTTGCTCGCAGGGGACTTTGGTGAGAGTCTTAACCTTTGTGAACCTTTAGGAGTGAGGCCTTTGAGTCTCACCAACTATAGAAGTTATTTTAGAGTCCTAACAACCTGTAGGAAGTGATTTTAAGTGAAGGCCCAAGATAGAGACACCCTATTTCCACCAAGTAACCCGAGAGCACCCTTTCGAGTGACATTAGGAAGCTTTAGTTATATTTATTGTGTGTGGGACTTAGAAGTGAAGGGTTTGAGTGTTGCATAGCATCTTTTGGTTTAAGTTAAGGTCAGAATAGATAGAGTGAAGCATTAGTGATAGTTCTTATGTGTTACTTGCTTATGTGCTTAGGTGTTTAGATGATATTATAGTATAAATAACTAGTAGTATATGCCATActtttatgtgattatgtgactatgtggattACTTGAATTATATGCGACTAAGTTATGTGTAATCATAAGTTTGTGTAATCGTAATTACAATAAGGGTAAAGGTTAATTTAGAAGCTTATAGGCTTATGAGTCGATAAAGGGTGAATAGTAATGAGAttaatataatgtgtaggttcCGAAGCGAAGGGAAAGACTCGTGCCGtcaagatcgaataatcttagaaCTATTGGAAGGCAAGTTACTAATTTCTTATGCTTAAAATCATTGGCAAGTTACTAATTTCTTATACTTAAAATCATTGGCAAGTTACTAATTTCTTATGCTTATAATTGTTGGCAAGTTACTTACCTCTTTATTTTTATAATTGTTTCACATACATACATTTCCCATGAATGCTTAGTTATAACAACCCCACGAGCATATTTATTTCAAATACTTCTGTTAATCACTCTTAAATTGATTTGAACTTTACCTTCAAATGTTCTTCCATTGAATCTAATTCAATTACATTGATAACCAATCTTTCCCCGACATCCAtgttataaatcaataaaataaatgttttcttaTCGTAGTAGATTAGACCCAGACGCAAGTCCTTTTCATGttattgataggctcacatatagcttagggatcccattatatttgagaacccagcgcggttcgggattacttcgcggttgatcaccggctgtaatctgtagcatcttaaaatgattttgatgatttgataatTATAATATGATTGCCCGATGCCATGATACCGTATGCCATGTTTCGATTATTATGATTCTACCATGTCTTTATACTATAGCATATTGCCCGATATCATGATTCCATATACCCTGCTTAAATTGCTAGAATTCTACCATGTCCTcatattataacttcatgtttcttattgtcattCTTACAAGCATCCATAATCCTCTTGATTTATGAACTCGTGATTTTGAGATAATGTCCAGCTTAGTAGAATGATTAATACTTGTTGAGCGTTGTAGCTCATTTTCTTGTGTTTAACCCTGTTCTACAGCTAGCAATCATGGTTCATaccaagcagaccgcccgtaagtcaATCGGTAGGCAGGGTGAAGATCATTTGAGGGCGTAGGtagaatatatatatagtttAGGCGGAATCCGCCAGTATGTAATCGTGGTATTAGTTAGAAGGGTTAttccaaactctgaacttgtaaagatcttggGGTTGGGTTTTATTAGATCATTATTGTCCTTTGGACTTATAAGTTTGTAATAATTGTAGTTCGCTTTTATTTAGTGTGTGTGTTATAGTTGGGGTGTGacaaaatcaaaattaatttgatttaattggaaattaactgaaatatgaattataaatatttcataaatctctgcatatttatttttcaaaaacaaatttagcttggaatttttcaaattctaagtaaactgctcagttgttaatttacatctttaatatgtaaaattaacacaaggcagaattaaagtgatcaaaagtatacagagaactgagttcttgataagtataactttcttatcgacaagtcattttaacacttctcgagtgagttctcgataagtcaatttactgacttctcgagtgacttctcgataagctttattatgacttatcgataagtcattgtagagttctctataagagtaaacttatagagttctctacaagtatctttTAGACTTATAACTcggaactaaaataatttaattcaataaattattttggtaaaatacttttggctaaactattctgattttattttgatttattcaaataaaaattgcaatcaaattcagtccatttcttgacaaactgagtatttttttgacttctcgataagtataaccGAAACGTCTATTttttacttctcgataagtcatttgcttttactataaatacccagacatctcgatacatatacatacttacatctttcgagaactcaagtgacctagcttttcaatccaaaactgatttctctctcgttttcactcctttctcactaatttttcttgcccactaaacttcatactcataacaATGGCATCCAGCAATATTGTTCCATTCATCCCAAAATAGACTAACTTTCTTGCATTCTTACATGCAAATCAAGCACCTGAGATTTTCCGATGTTTAGTCAAGTTCCTGTCTGAGACCTACTGTTAGGTCCTGAATTATCGTAAAAGGGGGCGTTGAATtcgataatcactaaattaaaaaattctttcaaatcttttgtggatataaaatttagtgctcggttagtgatttcgtgttcttgagaggaatagtgtttggaacaataaaacgaggaacacaagattttcggggaaatatatattcgtatatcAATCCGCGAGgagtgttgctacactccggtaaataaattaaccggctataatccaagaacaacaaagttcctagattttacaaagatttacaaattaaatcctatacaatgatctagcttttgtttgtactaggatttaattaccgggtaatatttataatgcccctaagaatatacaagagttaaacctggcattataacgttactccggtgagaagttagACGGATaaacaaaaagcttgagcttctctgtaaattctTTGCTTCAATCTTTAGCTCTTTTGGGAGATAAGAAGATGAACATAACTGATCCAAATTCAATCTGAAGTGCTGAATCTTATCTGCTACTTGTGTAGACTTTTTATCAATAATGTGTGGTTGAGGAGAGAACTGAGATCAAGGGATATACTTGTAACCTGCGACTAAAAAAACAAATTTAACCTGCGACTACTTATTACGTAACTAGCAACTAAGTATAACAGGTAACTAGTTTCTGTAGTCTACCAACTGGCGACTAAAAACTTTGGTTGCTTTATTTTATTACCAACAAAACATGCGACCAACTATCAAGTACATGTATTTGGTTTGCCAAGTTTCTTTTATATATTTACCAACCTGCGAACATTTGGTTGCAAggttgttttatttttttatttttttatttttttcttttgttttttcttttcctttttcttttgattttctttttcttttttttttctttttgtttttttgtattttctttttctcttttatttttcctttcctttttttgattttctttttctatttatttaagtttaaattataactaaattaatttataaaataaacttaaatataacttatataaataaactaatttagatttaataaaataaacttatttaaaatttataaaataaatcattttaagtttattaaataaattatattaaagtccattaaataaatttatttaatttaacaattaaactttgagcttcgccaatccCTCGAGCAGTTcagctgtataccccgcgcacctcttctcgtactttaacagataaacgttcaataCAAGtgcgttcctcaacttaacaattcttctaaaaataatactcaaattcctttcacgagttgatgacgcctagtgcaactggtctggttcacagatgactaatTCCGATTCAgatcttcgtattatagccttgattacattgttaagcttgcaacaactttatttcttcaaacactgactgtccataaacaaatgtactttcactggaatcctttccaGTAccttagacaacgtcttcattgctactacaatcttgaatacttcatttactattcttcaccgacgcttgaacatataaatgaactcctgtcagtgagtatagcttcaagactacagttgtcttctttaacctctgtctataccatgtcttcaattcttcagatttctatgcttcgaacactttctatcttcaatcaattccaatacactgaaatcttctggtagcacttatacactaaATCTTCATcatttttgaaaccctgaaagtctttaacctttatttttcattgaggcatgatcaaattaatgagcttctttcagtgacctataaacagacttcaagcattcttctaatcttctgattttttgtatttgccttgtcttcatttcttctgatttcttgtgtagacatagtattattaacctatcctattctagtgttgttcttgtgttgagttatcacgtagctgttcatacagctacacagtctcaccaacaatctccccctatttgattgttaaacctaacaaacaaat
This window contains:
- the LOC141673905 gene encoding uncharacterized protein LOC141673905; protein product: MDWLTSFSAQIDCKDKRVVLSTPQGKKVTFKDQKQTQTFLTSMQAKKLIRKGCEAYLAYVVDKGREVSNPENIPVTEADHAEHLRIVLEVLRKERLYAKFSKCEFWLVEVRFLGHIVGRKGIRVDPEKIEAIMNWERPKRPIEVRSFMGLAGYYRRFVKDFSKDYSITFQLTLLERIKKCQDEVMTQENNQLTGEEICTRKDEQGVLKFSTIIWIPNVTELKDDILKEAHNSRFLIHPGITKMYHDLKKSLWWPNMKKEIAEWILKCDTCQRVKAEHQKPSCLIQLLKIPE